CGGCTGTGCCCCAGCCCGTtgtgccaggctctgtgtccctgacaTCCTGCCCGTTTTTCCACGCAGCGCCGCCTCGTCTCCTGCGCCAGGAAAGCCCGGCTGCTCCTTTTCCAGTTCTCCCAGTACCTGGAGCTCTGGAGACTTGGCTCCACTGAGGAGACCGGTGAGTCACAGGTGCAGCTCTCTGGTGTCagctccctggcagagcccGGGCTGCAAGCAGGACTTTGGGAAGGGTCTGGGCACTCCCTGAGaatccccagcagctcagagagccccGTGTGGTTTCCCCACTCTCACTGGTGGTCTGTGTGGTTCCTTCCCCAGGAAAGGACGGCGAGGTCCTTCCCCTGTGCCGGATGCCCGAGCACCTGGTGCAGCTCAAGAGCAAGGTAGGGCTGAGCGGGCTGGGGTGCCCCCGGGGCAGCTGGGGGgtgtgtgctgggctctgggggtTCCTCgggcccccctgagcccctctgggtgtccccagggcccgGAGCACATCTACTGCAGCTGCGTCTCACCCTGCGGCACCTGGCTGGGCTACTCCACGGCCTCGCGCTTCCAGCTGTACCGCGTGCGCTGCGACGGGGACGGCGTCAGCCTCAGGAAGGTcaggggctgcggggctggccTGGCCACTGTCACTCGTGGGCATGTGGGTGGCAGTGGGCTGGCTGCCAGAGCTGCGTTCTCCCCACTGCCAGGTCCCCAAGGTGCCCAagctgctgcccccagcctACCAGCTCCAGTTCTCCGCCGACTCCCAGAGCCTCTTCGTGGCCTCCGCCCGAGGGTCTGTCCATgtcttccagctgctggagccgGGGGGCTGCAAACACCTGCACACCCTGCGGCCGCCCTCAGGTGTGGGCTGGGgaaagctgggctgggggttCTGGGCTCTGCATCCCCCTCCCCTGTGGGTGCACAGGGGTGTCCCCctttcctgccctcaggggtGTGGGAGTCCATCCTCGGGGTGTTTGTGCCCTCGTGCGTGGCGCTGGGCAATCAGGGGGACTTGGGGCTGGGTGTCTCTGGGGTTTGGGGCTCCCAGCACCCCTCTGAGCCCAagctctctgcaggctgctccgAGGCCGTCTACCTGCTGGCACCGAGCGCCGACGGGCACTGGCTGGCAGCCGTCAGTGGAGACTGGGCCATCCACATCTACAACCTGAAATGCTTCAAGGTGGGCCTGGGAGTGACCCCCCCAGCCTCAGGGGACACGGGGTGGGGGACTCAGCATGCACTGCCCCCCTGGGAGCCATCACTGCATCCCTGGAGCGGGGCTGCGGTGGCTGTGGTGTGGGAAAGGGGGTCAGAGGCAGTCCTGGAGGTTCTGGTCAGGGGTGAGTCTGTGGGAAAGGGGGTCAGAGGCAGTCCTGGAGGTTCTGGTCAGGGTGGGTGTGTGGGAAAGGGGGTCAGAGGCAGTCCTGGAGGTTCTGGTCAGGGGTGGCTGTGTGGGAAATGGGTCAGAGGCAGTTCTGGAGGTTCTGGTTTGGGATGGGTGTGTGGGAGAGCTGTCAGCAGTGGCCCTGGTGGATCCCATCAGtgcactgtcccctcctgcagcatcaCTGCGTGGTGCCCAACTATGACTGCGCCGTATCTGCCCTCgccatccatcccagcaccaaCAACCTCGTCATTGCCTACTCAGACCAGCAGGTAGGAGCTCTGCTAGCCGAGCTCTCGTGCCTCgctcccttccctctgcccgTCTCTGTGCCATCAGGGCTGTCAGGTCAGTTTGgggccctgcctggagctgctggcaggagcagacaGCCCTGAGCGTGTCCCcgctgtgctccctgcagctgttTGAGTTCAGCATCCCCGAGAAGCAGTACACGAGCTGGAGCCGCGCCGTGCAGAGCCGGGGGCTGCACCGCGCCTGGCTGGAGCGGGACTCGCCCATCACCCACATCACCTTCAACCCCAAGAACCCCTCTCACATCCTGCTCCACGACACTTACCTGCTCTGCGTGCTCGACAAGTCCCTGGTGAGCGGGCGGGAGggtgggagggctgggggtgcccggggggctcctgcagagcctgacCCACACTGTGCCCACTGCCCTCCCGCAGCCCCTGCCCGACGACAGTGCCCTCCTGATGAACCAGAGCACCCTCAAACAGCTCCCAGAGACCGCCAGGAAGAGGCAGCTCCACGCCTTCAAGATCTGCAAGAAGTTCCAGGTGGGTGATGGTGCTGGGGAGCGGGGTCAGGGAGGAGCTCGGttctggagagggactgggaacaAGGTatggacagcacacagggaatggcttcccactgccagagggttAGATGGGATAGTGGGatggaattgttccctgggagggtgggcaggcctgggcacaggtgcccagagcagctgtggctgcccctgatccctggcagtgcccaagaccaggttgggcaggacttggagcaacctgggacagtggaaggtgtccgtgctgtggcagggggtggaacgAGATccctttaaggtcccttccaccccaaaccattccctgattCCACGATTCCCATCTCCTGCCTTGCAGCCACTGCTCTTCATGGATCTGCTGGACAAGAACTGCCTGGTTGTGGTGGAGCGACCCATCATGGACTTCAAAacccagctgcctctgcctgtcCAACAGAAGAAGTTTGGCACCTGAGAGCAGAAGAAGCCACTCCAACCTCGGGAACTGTCTTTGTGCTGCCTTCCTGAGGCACTGTAAGAATTTTCTTAAGGTGCTTTAGGAATAAAACCTCACTGTTGTGTACATGCCCAGGCTCAGGGCTCATTCCTGTTGTCACACCACCATCATGTCATCATGATTTTCATATCCTTCCAGTTCTGCATCCCGGGGCAGGGACAAGGTGGCACCCCAAATTCCATCCCCTTTCCCTCACAGTGTCTAATCCCAGTGTTGGCTTCTGTCTCCCCAGTGATCGTGTGGGTCCGTGggtgctgcctggggctgcGCAGCCTCATTCCCTAAGGGCGGGGTTGTGGGGGTGTTGCGTGGGCCAGGGAAGCGTCATTCCCCGAGGACGGAGGGAGGGAAATCGGGGATCCCCGGAGAACACGGCAGATTTAAAGCGCAGCTCGTGAAATAAATCGCAGCGCGCCAAACAAATCTCAGCGCCAGACATGGCGTGCGGGGGCGTGGCTTCTTAGGCCCCGCCCTTCAGCGCGACCAATCACAGCAGCGGCGGCTTAGCCGCCACCTCTCTGATTGGTGGCTGCGGCCGTGGGGGCGGGGCCGCCCCACCCCGTCCTCCCGCGCCCCCGAGCCTACCGCAGCGCGCCatgcgggcgggggcggggccgcaaACCGCGCCCTCCGCCAGGCCACGCCCCTTCCCCGGTgaccggcggcggcggcggcggcggcatgGCCGTGTGGACCCGGGCTTGTAAAacggggctgctggagctgctcctgcgGGAGCGCTGGGTCCGCGTGTCCGCGGAACTGACCGGGGAAACGCTGAGCTTAACGGCGGAACCGGGCACCGGCGATCCGTCGGTGGTGAACGGCGTGGTGAACGGCAGCGCGGAGGCGGCGGCACCCGGTGGCGTGAGGAGGGTGCGGGTGGTGAAAGCGGAGGCGGGAGGGCTCGGGATCAGCATTAAGGGAGGTCGGGAGAATCGGATGCCGGTGCTGATCTCACGGATCTTCCCGGGATTGGCGGCGGAAAGGAGCGGAGCGCTCCGGTTAGGCGACGCCATCCTCGCTGTTAACGGCGTCGATCTCCGCGATGCCACCCACGATCAAGCTGTGCAGGCGCTGAAGAGAGCCGGGAGGGAGGTCATCCTTGAAGGTAACGCCTCAACCTCTTCCTCTCCCCCCGAATCCCCGGTACGGGCCCCCGGTGCTCTCCTGTCCCTCGTCCCGGTGCTCCCCCGCCGTTACCGGCTCCCACCACACCTCCCTGCCGCTGTCCCCGGACTCCCGGCCCGCCTTTGGGTCCCTTTTCCGGGTGTGGGACGCCACTCCCCCGCCCCAGTGCTGGCGCATTTCTGTGTCCCCCCAAAGCCACGGGGGCCCCCAGGTACGGGGACAGGCGCTGCGGTGTCCCCCCGGCTCGGGCTGTTCCCTCTGTGGCAGGTTGGGGACCCctcacagctggggacaaggacagggttGTGATCACTGGTTGTGTTCCTCCAGAACAGATTTGGGTCCCTCAGAGACAGATCTGGGGTCCCCCAGGACGGACTTGTTGTCCCCTGTCTGTGGTGTCCCCCCGAACAGGTTGTCCCCTATCCTTGGTGACAATGCCCGGCTGGCTGGGTGTCCCGAGGGAGGGCTGTGACCCGGCCCGTTGGTcaggctctgtccctgtccccgtccctgcGGCTCAGCCCCCGCGGGCTCGGTGTCCCCGGGCCCTGTGCCCAGCGCAGCCGGCTCGGGGCTGGCCCGGCAGAGCCACCGGCTCCTGCCCGACCTGTTCCCGGCAGCCCGACAAGCTCGGGCAGGACCTGCCCAGCCCGGTGGGGCGGCACGGGGCTCGTGCCAGGGGGCACCGCGAGGCCACCGGTGCCGCGGGTCGGGGTGGGCTGTGCCACAGTGCTGTGGTGCCACACACACACCGTCCTGGTGTCCTGGCACGTCCGTCTGTCCCCCGCTGTGTGAGGCTGCTCCATGGGCACGGTGCCCGTTGGGTACAGGGACGGTGCTGCTGCCTTGCCACACGCCCCTGGCACACTGCAGTGGCTGAGGGGTCATGGCTGGGCTCCCTGgtgagggcacagctggctcgAGGTGCTTGGGCACGGCTGGGGCGCCACAGCAGggtcaggcttggtgctgtgttTGGGGGCTGGTGTTGGACACAGTGAGGGTCTCCACGGGACCCTGCACCCGGCTCAGCAcgtccttcctcctgctgcccgtccttcctcctgctgcccgtccttcctcctgctgcccagccgTTTGATCCTGTCCCACAGGAGCTCCAGCCCCGTGCTGTGTTTGTCCCTCGCTTCCGCCACAGGCACGGGTGCTGTGGCTGAcacctcttcctttcccttccttttctctcttttcctttcccttcctttcccttcctttcccttcctttcccttcctttcccttcctttcccttcctttcccttcctttcccttcctttcccctcccactgtgctgggcacagctgctccgTGGCTCTGGTGGGACCatcctgtgcccagctgctctcagcagagcccacagaggagctgctgggggacaCTGGCCGTGCCACCCAGCCCATCCCTCctcacagcctggagctgtgaCCACCCTGGCAGGTGCCAGAGCTTCTCCCGGGCTCCgtgccagtgctggagggaAACCATCAGCCCTGCACGGCATCTCCGTGGGGTTTGTGTCACCCAtgctgagggctgggctggcctcGGGGCCCACGCCAAGCGCCTCCCCGGGCACCCACAGGCCCTGGGGGAAGGGAGCCCTTCCGCCCCGCatggagctgtgggtgcagtGCAGACCCGGGGCACAAGCCTGGGAAAGCTGGCGGTGTTCCCTGCTGGTTGCAGGAGCTCGGTGAGCCCCGGTGAGCCCGGTGAGTGCCGGTGTGCAGCCGGCACTGCCGTGGTGCAGCCGGAGCTGCCGCCTTCCTGCGGCGGGACAGGCCGGGGGTGCAGGCCCAGCTGGGCTTCCTCTGCGGTGAGCGTGGGTGGGGCGGCAGCGCCTGTGCCGGGGTGGTGCcggccctgccagggcagctctgtgctggtcGCAGCCTcggcaggagcaggaggggagatCGCAGGtgcccccagctctggcacaagGTGCTCCGTGTCCTGCCTGCGCCTGGATGCATCCCGCTGAAACCAGAGCCAGTTCTGCTGCCCCACCATGGGCACACACAGTGCTGGTCACCACGGGGCACCCAAACTCCTCTGGCAGCGCCCTGGCACAGCGCTCGGGCTCCAGCGCTGCTGCCTGCCCGGCCTGGCCTcaccctcctggctgccccGGGTCGGTGCCTGCCCCGCAGGGTCGCTGTGAGCCGCAGCCCCGCGTGCTGAGCTCCCTCCCCGCGCTGGAGGCAGCTGCCCACATCTGGCAAACATCTGCCGAGCGGCCCCGCAGCGGGAGCTGCGCTGCTGCCCGGCGCTCCCCGCCCGGCCGGAGCGGGATTAGGGGTGTGGGACGCGGTAATCCCGGGATCAGCGCGCCGGCAGCAGCTAATATTAActcctgtgctgcccacagcGAGGGCAAGCGCCTCGTGGCTCAGCAGGGCCGCTGGAAGGCGGGGGCCGGTGTCTCCTGCCCGGTTCCATCCCTGCCGTCCCTCCCTTGCTCGCAGCCCCGCGGTGAAGCgttggcagcagcacagcctgggcccCACTAGCGGTGTCATTCCCCTTCCAGAGggcctggctgtggcactgtgcCTGCTCCAGGATCCTTTCAGCCCTGGTTTCCCGGTGCTGAGCAGCCCAtttgctgctgggtttggttttccctcccgctgccccatccctgtccccagcgcGTCCCTCCCTCGGCGCagagccgggccgggcgggggcccagggctgctgtcagcagggcggtgctgggctgggacgctccggggggagcaggggctgagctgctgcctccttccttccttcccggCCTGAGAGGCGCGGGGAGCCGCGATGGCTTGGCTGCACACCCCGCTCCTCCGGCCTGGCATCGCCGGCAGCGCTGGAAACTTggcgggcacagccctggctgggcaggatggACCAGGATGGGCTGCAGCCTGACCTCCCGCCCAGCACCATTGTCCTGTGGCGCCTTCCCCTTCCTACAGCCGCGCCGGCAGCGGGATGGATGAGCTGTCACCCTGTCCTTCACTCGGGACATCCCTGACCCGGACAGGGTGGGACCCCCCAAGCCTTGCTGCGGGAGGGTCACGCTGCCCTCTCAGACCGATCCcggggcacagggctgtggtgtGGGGTGCAGGACCCTCCCGGGCCTGACTGCGCCCCCTCCCCACAGTGAAGTTCATGCGGGAGGTGACGCCCTACATCAAGAAGCCGTCGCTGGTGTCAGacctgccctgggagggggcGGCCCCGCAGTCCCCCAGCCTGAGTGGCAGCGAGGACTCGGGGTCCCCCCAGCACCAGGGCCCCCGTGACCGCAAGGTGATCCCCCTCAAGATGTGCTTTGCTGCCCGGAACCTCAGCATGCCCGACTTGGAGAACAGGTGAGGGCAGTGGGTGCCGTGGGGGAGACCCTGCTccccagagacccccaggaCAGGACTGGGTCTGCTCAGTGCCAGTGTGAGGGACCCCTCCCCCCATGgacaccctgggcacagctggggctgcccctcgCTGAGGCCATGAGCCCTGCTTCGCCCCCTGAGCTGTGGAAGGGCACTCCAGAGGGTTTGGCTGGGGCCAGGGCTATGCCAagttccctcccagccccctggcagcccctgtgccTTAAAATGAGGGCTGAAAGCCCTGGCAGATGGAAATGCACAGCAGAAGCCCCACACCAGTGCAGCCAGTTTGCAGTGCAGggcccaggcagtgctggtgtcCCACCCTgggcctgtccctgtcccaccctgggcctgtccctgtccccgcaggCTGATCGAGCTGCACTCCCCGGACAGCCGGAACACGCTGGTGCTGCGCTGCCGGGACACGGCCACGGCGCACGCCTGGTTCAGCGCCCTGCACGCCAACATCACCG
This portion of the Ammospiza nelsoni isolate bAmmNel1 chromosome 13, bAmmNel1.pri, whole genome shotgun sequence genome encodes:
- the SNTB2 gene encoding LOW QUALITY PROTEIN: beta-2-syntrophin (The sequence of the model RefSeq protein was modified relative to this genomic sequence to represent the inferred CDS: inserted 2 bases in 1 codon); translation: MRAGAGPQTAPXPPGHAPSPVTGGGGGGGMAVWTRACKTGLLELLLRERWVRVSAELTGETLSLTAEPGTGDPSVVNGVVNGSAEAAAPGGVRRVRVVKAEAGGLGISIKGGRENRMPVLISRIFPGLAAERSGALRLGDAILAVNGVDLRDATHDQAVQALKRAGREVILEVKFMREVTPYIKKPSLVSDLPWEGAAPQSPSLSGSEDSGSPQHQGPRDRKVIPLKMCFAARNLSMPDLENRLIELHSPDSRNTLVLRCRDTATAHAWFSALHANITALLPQVLAELNATLGSGSPTAGGREVKHIAWLAEQARLDGGRQQWRPVLMAVTEKDLLLYDGMPWTRDAWASPCHSYPLVATRLVHSGSGRRSPAPGSELTFATRTGSRQGVEMHVFRVETHRDLSAWTRVLVQGCHAAAELIKEVTVGCTLGGQEVQLSIHYEGGFTISRDEPGSRVLFRYPYERLKMSADDGIRTLYLDFGGPEGELALDLHSCPKPIVFVLHTFLSAKVTRMGLLA
- the UTP4 gene encoding U3 small nucleolar RNA-associated protein 4 homolog — encoded protein: MGEFEVHRVRFFGLVPAGVRCLACHPRGSRLALARTDGAVEVYNFAANYFQEKVIPGHEARSVESLCWAAGDRLFGAGLGGDITEYDLSGLSAARGLDGGGGPIWSMVANSSGTQLAIGCEDGSVKIFQVVPGGIQFERNLDRRKGRVLCLSWHPSDTHIVAGSIDFFRVIDVASGQTVQRIMVNHHVEKAKRECVVWAIALLSSGTVVSADSFGRVQFWDWEQGTLAESHTVSTSAVLSLAVSQKEDSMIVGTSTGATYHLQLLPVRLGGLEKRWVRTKPFQFHSHDVRAVAHSPTALISGGLDAQLVIRPLMEKVQKKNYDAVLRKFTFPHRRLVSCARKARLLLFQFSQYLELWRLGSTEETGKDGEVLPLCRMPEHLVQLKSKGPEHIYCSCVSPCGTWLGYSTASRFQLYRVRCDGDGVSLRKVPKVPKLLPPAYQLQFSADSQSLFVASARGSVHVFQLLEPGGCKHLHTLRPPSGCSEAVYLLAPSADGHWLAAVSGDWAIHIYNLKCFKHHCVVPNYDCAVSALAIHPSTNNLVIAYSDQQLFEFSIPEKQYTSWSRAVQSRGLHRAWLERDSPITHITFNPKNPSHILLHDTYLLCVLDKSLPLPDDSALLMNQSTLKQLPETARKRQLHAFKICKKFQPLLFMDLLDKNCLVVVERPIMDFKTQLPLPVQQKKFGT